atattctacatatataaatacagatcgatattcttatatacaaacaaacttgTCAGAGTTCACTTTCAGTATCACCCATAATTCAGCTGTTTGGATGAGTAAAGTTTTTTTCCCCATACTGACTGAGATCATTAGAAGATTATAAAAGCATTGTTAGTTTTATACAGATAGCGAAAGAAAACATATCAGCAATACAAACCCAAGCCTCGTAttctaatgtgtatgtatgtatgtatgtatgtatgtatgtatgtatgNNNNNNNNNNatatatatatatatatatatatatatatatacacacacacacaaacaagcataccttcgttacatacttatgcatatgcatgtattaatgtgcatatatatgtatgtttgtatataccaacatacatatacttatatatatatatgcacacgtaaatTATTATACATTACATGTCCATGCAGACATTTCATATTTGACACTTAAGTATCTTTCCGTATCCTGTTGTATTCTCTGCTGTTATCATCTTCCCATCTACATTTGTGCGCATACGTGTATAGTAGTATGTATGCGTTCCTGTGACGCACATTACATtttatatgcatgagtatgtttctgtctgcatatatacgtgtgttttttAAGAAGGAacaaatccatatatatgtatatatatatatatatatNNNNNNNNNNNNNNNNNNNNNNNNNNNNNNNNNNNNNNNNNNNNNNNNNNNNNNNNNNNNNNNNNNNNNNNNNNNNNNNNNNNNNNNNNNNNNNNNNNNNNNNNNNNNNNNNNNNNNNNNNNNNNNNNNNNNNNNNNNNNNNNNNNNNNNNNNNNNNNNNNNNNNNNNNNNNNNNNNNNNNNNNNNNNNNNNNNNNNNNNNNNNNNNNNNNNNNNNNNNNNNNNNNNNNNNNNNNNNNNNNNNNNNNNNNNNNNNNNNNNNNNNNNNNNNNNNNNNNNNNNNNNNNNNNNNNNNNNNNNNNNNNNNNNNNNNNNNNNNNNNNNNNNNNNNNNNNNNNNNNNNNNNNNNNNNNNNNNNNNNNNNNNNNNNNNNNNNNNNNNNNNNNNNNNNNNNNNNNNNNNNNNNNNNNNNNNNNNNNNNNNNNNNNNNNNNNNNNNNNNNNNNNNNNNNNNNNNNNNNNNNNNNNNNNNNNNNNNNNNNNNNNNNNNNNNNNNNNNNNNNNNNNNNNNNNNNNNNNNNNNNNNNNNNNNNNNNNNNNNNNNNNNNNNNNNNNNNNNNNNNNNNNNNNNNNNNNNNNNNNNNNNNNNNNNNNNNNNNNNNNNNNNNNNNNNNNNNNNNNNNNNNNNNNNNNNNNNNNNNNNNNNNNNNNNNNNNNNNNNNNNNNNNNNNNNNNNNNNNNNNNNNNNNNNNNNNNNNNNNNNNNNNNNNNNNNNNNNNNNNNNNNNNNNNNNNNNNNNNNNNNNNNNNNNNNNNNNNNNNNNNNNNNNNNNNNNNNNNNNNNNNNNNNNNNNNNNNNNNNNNNNNNNNNNNNNNNNNNNNNNNNNNNNNNNNNNNNNNNNNNNNNNNNNNNNNNNNNNNNNNNNNNNNNNNNNNNNNNNNNNNNNNNNNNNNNNNNNNNNNNNNNNNNNNNNNNNNNNNNNNNNNNNNNNNNNNNNNNNNNNNNNNNNNNNNNNNNNNNNNNNNNNNNNNNNNNNNNNNNNNNNNNNNNNNNNNNNNNNNNNNNNNNNNNNNNNNNNNNNNNNNNNNNNNNNNNNNNNNNNNNTaagaaaaaatcattttatacacAGAGTACacatttatgttttctttctaaCACTTTAATCCAAACTTTAAAAGTTTgcgtatctacctatctatctatctatctatctatctatctatctatctatctatctatctacctatctatctatctatctatctacctatctatctatctatctatctatctatctatctatctatctatctatctatctgtctgtatgtatgtatgtttgtgtatacgtaaacatatatattgttatacgaGAGAGTTTGCCATCCCTCTCTATCAAActgcaacacacacaaaaaaaagtaaCTAAATAATAACACGAAAATATCAAAACAGACCCACCACTGGCTGCCAAATTAATTCAATGATTAACAGACATCTTAACTTatgaaagtaaatttgaaaaGTCCATGAAATCATCTTCGTCAGCTGGGAATGGGTCGCAAGTTGAGCTGCTTGAATCCGAATAGAGGCTGGAAGAGGGTGAAGCGCTGCGGTCTGAGTTTGGACGGGGCGATAAACGTGCAGCTGTTTTGGCTGTTGTGCCCACGTTCGAAGCTGTAACTGCCACTGCAGCCGCTGCGCATACTTGCAATTCTTTGATGTTCATGAAGTCCTTTTCATGCTGCAGTAGTTCCTGCAGTCGTTTGATATACTGCACAGCTGCACGTAACGTTTCCACTTTACTCATCTTCTTGTTCTTGCGGCCGCTTGGCACATGCTCCCGGAGGGTTTCGAACCCCAGATTCACCAGTTTGACACGGTTCCTCTCACGCTCGTTGCGCCGGGCCACTGCAGCTGGTTGTGCACGCGGCATTGTAAACCCAAGATCCGAAAAATCAATTCGTCTTTTGCAGCGTAAAAGTTCAGGctggtgttgtttgtgttgttgctgttggtgaaaGCGAGGAATCTGTTGCTGCTGATATAtatgtggctgttgttgttgttgttgttgttgttgttgctgctgttgtagatgcaactgatgatgctgatgatggtttTGCCGTTGGTGATGTTCGCTGCATTTTGTACCGCTGTTGTTCGAGGAAACAACACGAGATCGAACCCTATCATTTCCATTTAAGACGGTATGTGTAGAAATAGCTACCGGGTCGGGGTTAAGAGTAAAAtaactgttgttgctactgtttttgatgttggtggcggtggtggtggtgatgatgctgttgtttttgttcgtGAGAGTAGTCACAGTGGTGCTATTATTGGTGGTATCGCTGTTGTTTTGGAGGGTGTTggcggtattattattattattattattattgttgttgttgttgttgttgttgttgttactattgttgttgttgagcacaGGGAAGACAGAAAGCATTTGAGCGTTTTTGACAATTGTAACTGGCGCCAATGTCACGGTCGAAGTTAATCTATTAAGTGAAGGTATTTTCTTGATTTGGTAATCCTCCTgtgattgtcgttgttgttcttgctgttgttgtgattgatgctgatggtgatgctggCTTGGATATTCATGAAGTTGCAACTGTTGgtcctgctgttgctgctgcagctgctgctgttgttgctgttggtctTGTCCTTGGTGCTGCTGATAGGACGGTGGATTCGTGTGCAGAGGATAGCTGTTGCTGCCGCTTATTaacaacaactgctgctgttgatcatgctgttgctgctgctgttgttgttgctgttgctgttgttgttgttgttgttgctgctgctgctgctgttgttgctgtatttGTGCAACGGTCACCGCAGCGGCAGCTGCAGCAGACGTGTTTAGTAGAATGCAGGTCGGCGTTGTGAAACCGCATCCAGCTGCATCGAAGCTGACCGGAATGGAAACAAGACCGAGAGCCGTGGACGACATATCTGGAaatggcagcagtagtagtagtagtagtagtagtagtagtagtagtagtagtagtagtagtagtagtagtagtagtagtagtagtagtagtaatagtagtagtagtagtagtagtagtagtagtagtagtagtagtagtagtagtagtaaatgttgCCGTTATAattactgttgcttttgttgtgtgTGGATGCTGCTGTCGTTCTAACACTAATCGAAGATATAATCAGCAGAAGcaataatactactaccactactactactactactactagtagtagtagtagtagtagtagtagctgttgttgtcgttgtggttgtagtggtagtggtggtggtggtgtgttctTCAACCGTCCGTTGAccactgtctatctgtctgtctgtctgtctctgtctctctctatctccctgatcacacatatacgcgtacgcacaaacgcacaaatgTCACCCTCTGGGCCAGaacacacaagcgcacgcacgcacgcactcacaaacacacacacacacacacacacacacattctctcggGTGCGCGTACACGCACGCATGCTCTCGCGCGCGCACCGTCTCTACCTCCCTCTCTTCACTCGAACGTTCTCTTTACatagacatccacacacacacatacgcgcacactaaggtccctccctccctctctctctctctctttcgcctaaaatcacgcacacactcacacgcacgcactcacatacacgcacttacacatacacgcgtacacacacacacacatacacaacaattgACTCACTGGTTGGTCCGCAGAGAAAACGGCTCTGTAGCTGGGTGGCTGGNNNNNNNNNNNNNNNNNNNNNNNNNNNNNNNNNNNNNNNNNNNNNNNNNNNNNNNNNNNNNNNNNNNNNNNNNNNNNNNNNNNNNNNNNNNNNNNNNNNNNNNNNNNNNNNNNNNNNNNNNNNNNNNNNNNNNNNNNNNNNNNNNNNNNNNNNNNNNNNNNNNNNNNNNNNNNNNNNNNNNNNNNNNNNNNNNNNNNNNNNNNNNNNNNNNNNNNNNNNNNNNNNNNNNNNNNNNNNNNNNNNNNNNNNNNNNNNNNNNNNNNNNNNNNNNNNNNNNNNNNNNNNNNNNNNNNNNNNNNNNNNNNNNNNNNNNNNNNNNNNNNNNNNNNNNNNNNNNNNNNNNNNNNNNNNNNNNNNNNNNNNNNNNNNNNNNNNNNNNNNNNNNNNNNNNNNNNNNNNNNNNNNNNNNNNNNNNNNNNNNNNNNNNNNNNNNNNNNNNNNNNNNNNNNNNNNNNNNNNNNNNNNNNNNNNNNNNNNNNNNNNNNNNNNNNNNNNNNNNNNNNNNNNNNNNNNNNNNNNNNNNNNNNNNNNNNNNNNNNNNNNNNNNNNNNNNNNNNNNNNNNNNNNNNNNNNNNNNNNNNNNNNNNNNNNNNNNNNNNNNNNNNNNNNNNNNNNNNNNNNNNNNNNNNNNNNNNNNNNNNNNNNNNNNNNNNNNNNNNNNNNNNNNNNNNNNNNNNNNNNNNNNNNNNNNNNNNNNNNNNNNNNNNNNNNNNNNNNNNNNNNNNNNNNNNNNNNNNNNNNNNNNNNNNNNNNNNNNNNNNNNNNNNNNNNNNNNNNNNNNNNNNNNNNNNNNNNNNNNNNNNNNNNNNNNNNNNNNNNNNNNNNNNNNNNNNNNNNNNNNNNNNNNNNNNNNNNNNNNNNNNNNNNNNNNNNNNNNNNNNNNNNNNNNNNNNNNNNNNNNNNNNNNNNNNNNNNNNNNNNNNNNNNNNNNNNNNNNNNNNNNNNNNNNNCTCGGATGGCTACTCAAAGAGATTTGTCTGAAACTTCTTCAACTCCAACAACGAAGACACCGGACAAAGAATAGTTTTGGGTGAGTttacagaaatatagaaacaaatttacaaatgttcgcccttccttccctccctcgttcctttcttccttcctgccttccttccttccttcctatctttctttctttctttcttcctaccttctttctttttcactcattctttcattctttctttcgttttctcaatgttccttctttctttttcattcattctttcgtgcgttctttctttctttcttggtccAGTCATTCTTCCCTTTGTTTTCCTCCAGAGTCTTCCACCGTTTTTCtgtccttctttcattc
This genomic interval from Octopus bimaculoides isolate UCB-OBI-ISO-001 chromosome 4, ASM119413v2, whole genome shotgun sequence contains the following:
- the LOC106879311 gene encoding GATA zinc finger domain-containing protein 10, whose product is MSSTALGLVSIPVSFDAAGCGFTTPTCILLNTSAAAAAAVTVAQIQQQQQQQQQQQQQQQQQQQQQQQQQHDQQQQLLLISGSNSYPLHTNPPSYQQHQGQDQQQQQQQLQQQQQDQQLQLHEYPSQHHHQHQSQQQQEQQRQSQEDYQIKKIPSLNRLTSTVTLAPVTIVKNAQMLSVFPVLNNNNSNNNNNNNNNNNNNNNNNTANTLQNNSDTTNNSTTVTTLTNKNNSIITTTTATNIKNSSNNSYFTLNPDPVAISTHTVLNGNDRVRSRVVSSNNSGTKCSEHHQRQNHHQHHQLHLQQQQQQQQQQQQQPHIYQQQQIPRFHQQQQHKQHQPELLRCKRRIDFSDLGFTMPRAQPAAVARRNERERNRVKLVNLGFETLREHVPSGRKNKKMSKVETLRAAVQYIKRLQELLQHEKDFMNIKELQVCAAAAVAVTASNVGTTAKTAARLSPRPNSDRSASPSSSLYSDSSSSTCDPFPADEDDFMDFSNLLS